TCCTCCGGACTTCGCTACCTAGGCACATTCGATGACGGTGGCGGCTTCGTAGCCTTCACCAACAACAAGCGCCTCATCCGTACGGTGGACGACATCCAGGGGCTGCGCATCCGGGTCGAGGAAAACCCCGCCCACGTCGCCACCATGAAGGCACTCGGCGCGTCGGCCACCCCGCTGCCATGGGGCGAAGTCATCACCGCGCTCAGCACCGGCCTTGCAGACGGCCAGTTCAACGCCCCGGGGGCCAGCCTTGCATTCAAGCTATGGGAAGTGAACGACTACACCACCTGGAGCGGCCACGTCTACAACTCCATTTCCTGGATGGTGAGCGAACGGTGGTACCAGTCGCTGCCCGGGGACTACCAGCGCATCGTCGTGCAGTCGGCACGGGAAGCAATCCAGATGGCCCACGGCTTCGCGACCCTTGCCGCTGTGCGGGGGTGGGTTGCCTCGTGCGATGAGTTCGTGGAATGCCACATCCTGACGGCCGACGAGAAGAAAAGGATGGCGGCGATCGCCCGGCCCGCGTGGCGGCAGTGGATCACGGAGGACTTTGGCGTCGATGCGGGGCTGGTCGACGCGCTGTGGGTTGAAGTGGACCGGATCGAACAGGCCCTCGCCGCCAGCGACATGGAGCACTACGGGAACTAGGCCACCGGCAAGACGGTCGCCCGGTCCGGCGCTGCGGTCGCCGTCGCTCTCCCCCCCGGCCAGCGACCGAAACCGGTTTCCCATGCAACGCCTTCGTAGCTTCAGCGACCAGCTCAACGTCGTGGTCATCTACGTCTGCGTCGCGTTCGTCGGCGTGATGCTTGCGATCTCGTTTGCGGGTTCGTTCTACATGGTGATCACCGGAGACTCGCTGAGTTGGACCTACTCGCTTGCCCGCCTCTTCGTGCCATGGATCGGGCTCCTTAGCTCCACCGTTGCGCTCCGCTACGGAGAGCACGTCGCCATGACGCTGGTATCGAGGAATCTTCCTCGACCGTGGGCACGGACGATGCAATGGCTGGTGCTCGCGTCGCTCGCGTTGCTGGGATTGCTGCTGATCGAGACCGGTTGGGACTTCTTCCTGAATTCCACCCAGTACTACATGGTCTCCGACCAGTTTCAGGTGCACCACCGCTGGGTAGCGGCGGCCGTCCCGATCACGGGGGTGATCATCCTTGTGCACCTGGTGCACGGGCACGTCCTCCTCCGACCATCGCCGGACAGCCCCGACGGGGAACACGACGCGTGACCGCCGCCGCGGTTTTCCTGTTCCTTCTCGTGGTGGGAGCACCGGTCGCGCTCGTGATGGCGTTCTCGGGCCTCGCGGGAGCGATCTCCCTTGGCGGTCTCGACCTGCGCGGCATGCTTGCCGACCGCATGTTCTCCGGCGTCTCGGGTTTCGTTCTCATTGCGGTCCCGTACTTCATCTTCACCGCGGAGCTGATGAATCAGGCGGGTCTGACCCAGAAGCTCGTGACGTTCAACAACGCCCTGCTCGGACGAGTCCGCGGCGCGCTCAGCCACGTGAACATCACCACCAGCGTGTTCTTTGCCGGACTCACGGGCGCGGCCATTACCGATGCCGTGGCAATCGGGCGGCTGATGATCCCGGCCATGAAGAAGGAAGGCTACGACGCCGCCTATGCGGCCGCGGTGACGGCGTGTTCGTCAATCATCGGTCCCATCATCCCGCCGAGCGTCGTCATGGTCGTCTACGCGTCCATCCTGCGGGACGTTTCCGTACTTGACCTGTTCGCCGGCGGGCTGGTTCCAGGGCTGCTCATGGCCGGGATGCTGCTCGTGACAAGCAGCATTCTCGCCTACCTCGGAAACCACCCAAAGCACCCGGGTGCGCCACTTCGCATCGCGATCGTTGCCTTCTTCGCATCAGTACCTGCCCTGTTGGTGCCGCTCATCATCCTCGGCGGCATTCTCGGAGGACTCACCACCATCACGGAAGCCTCCGCCTTCGCCGCGGTCTATGCGCTTCTGATCGGCCTCTTCGGATACCGGACGCTCAATCTGGCGAAAATCCGCGCTGCCCTGCTCATCACGGTGCGATTCAGCGGGGTCGTGTTCTTCCTGCTGGCGACTTCGACCGTGCTCGGGTGGTTCATTACGCGTTCGGGCGTGGCCCGTGAGGCGGCAGGGTTCATCGCGAGCATCAGTACCGAGCCGACCGTCCAGATCCTCCTAGTGGATCTGTTCCTGATCGCCGTCGGCACCGTGCTGGACGTACTACCGGCACTCATTGTCGTCGCCCCGGTCCTGGTGCCCGCAATGCTCAGCCTGGGTTTCGATCCCCTTCACTTCGCAATCGTCATGATCGTGACCCTGAACGTCGCCAACATCACGCCGCCCGTCGGGATGACCCTGATGACGGCGTCGCAACTGGCCGGGGTGACCTACGAGCGCGCGATCCGGGCCTCCATACCGTTCTATGCCAGCCACGTCGCGGTCATCGTAATCGTCTCGCTCTGGCCCAGCCTAGTGCTCTGGCTGCCCAACCTGATTCGCGGCTAGGCCGGGCTGCTCCAAACGCGGCCTGCACTAGCTCGTCGGCGCAGCGGTACCGGTCAGCAACGCAAACAGTGCTTCGCAATTAACTCTGGATCGCGTCCACTTGCAAAAGAAACCTTATACCGGACCCGTGGATTTACTTATACACAATTACTGGTGAAGCTATATCAAGGATAACAGCGAGGGTAGTTATTGCCAGTGTTCAATTGAAGACATATCAAGGCATGCAGTATTTGCATGCAACAAGGAATCTTGACTGTAAATCTGGCCGACATCGCACTACCTTGAACACATGAGAAAGTCGTCTGCTTGTATTCTTCGACCTACTGTCAAAGAGAAATCAGTTCGATCCTTCGTAGCGGATCAAGAACAGTCCTTTCGTCCACTGGCAATGTCCAACCTGCACCACCTGTTCCCAACGGGCATACCCGCATGGAGACGGCCTGGAGCTGTGCTCCTGACCCACATGCGCCCGATACCGGCTGCCCGGAGAAACCAGGTTGATGCCGGCGAGAAGCATCTATTGGCAAAGCAGCAAGAAAGGAGAACAACGCATGCCCGGTAATCACGCGACGAGCAATACCGGCGGGCCATCGTCCCGACCCGGTTTCATGGCCAACATGACTCTGGAGCGATTCGCGGCCCTCATGAACACGGTCTGGACGATCCGAATAGTCCTGTCATGCGCCCTGCTGGCGGTGGTGGTGATCCCCCATCTGGCGAGCTCTCCTGCAGCCAACGTTCCGAACCCAACGAGCTTGACATCGCTTGAGGCGGCGGCAGTGGACGTCGCCAGGATGGCTGCCGAAACGGAGACGGAACTCGACCGTTTCCTGCGCGAGCCCCGCCGGGTCCTCGCCCATCCCGGGATCCATCGTCAGCTGCTGGCCGACATCAAGGCGTACAGCAGCCAGATCAAGCGGCCGGAAATGACGGCCTTTGAAGCGCAGGAACCATCTCCCTGTATCGCTGAGGTTGAGCAGGACGAGATCGACATCAAGACTGCAGCCGCAATGGTGCCGGACGGGCCCACGGCCAAGTCGCCCCGGACAACAGGCTTATCGTGCAGCAGCCATGTTGCCGGGCAGCTCAAGATCGATGCGAGTTCTTCCGTGGAACCGATCGCCGACTGGGGCACATCGGACTCCCCTCAGTGTGGCGAGGGTCGCGAACTTCCTACGATTTTCGCCAGCTGGGAAACATCGACAGCGGCACCAGCCCCAGCCCGTGCGCAGGAGCCCGAGCACGGGAGGCTCGAGGACTCAACGCTGAACCGGGGGGCTGGTCGAGGCTGGATCCGGCTGTCGCACGCCGCGCCCTCCAGCGGGGTTCATCGCGACCTTCGATCAGACCATGGCATTTGTTTCGTGCGTTGACGGGCCAGCGAACTCACCCTGCAGGGCCTTGGGCATCGGTCCATGCAGGGATCCGTTCCTCGCGAACTGCCTTGTCCCGTGTCAGCCGCCCGCGATCTTCGGCATCAGATACACCTCGCTGTCCGGGCCGACTGGCGAAAAGAGCGCATCCTGGTGGATCTCGCCGTCGATGGCGACCGCAATTCCTTCATCAAGGTGTGGGGCGAGCGCGGGGTAGCGCTCGCCCAACCGGTTGAGCAGGTCACGCACGTTCGAAGCGGGAATGTCCGCCTCGGTGTCGTCACCAACGAGGTGGCGAAAGTTGCCGGTGAAGACCACGCGCGCCATGGGATCGGTCAGGCCGCCTCGGCGATGCGGGCATCCTCCAGCGCTTTGAGGACCCTGGGCGGGGACATCGGCAAGTCCATGAACCGCATTCCCAGCGCGCCTTCCACGGCGTTGGCGATGGCGGCCATGGGCGGCACGATCGGCGTCTCCCCGACGCCGCGGACCCCGTACGGATGTGTCGGGTTCGGAACCTCCACGATGACCGTGTCGATCATCGGAACGTCCGAGCAGACGGGAATCCGGTAGTCGAGGAAACCGGGGTTCTGCAGCCGCCCCTTGTCGTCGTAGATGTACTCCTCGTTCAGGGCCCACCCTATTCCCTGGACGGCTCCACCCTGCAGCTGCCCTTCGACATAGCTCGGGTGCACCGCCGTTCCGGCGTCCTGGATGACCGTGTAGCGCTCGATCGTCACTCTGCCGGTCTCGCGGTCGACGTCCACGTCGACGATATGCGTTCCGAAGCTCGGCCCGGCGCCTTGCGCGTTGATCTGTGCCCGACCAACGAACGGTCCACCGGTCTTGCCGGCGAGCCTCGCAAGGTCGGCCAGGGATAGCGGGTCGAACTCACCGGCGTTGGACCCGGCGGGGCGCGCCTCGCCATCGGCCCATTCCACCGCGTCGACCGGAATGTCCCAGACCTTCGCAGCGCGCTCGCACAGCTGCCGGATCATGTCCTTTCCTGCCTCGACGACGGCCATCCCGCTGGCGAACGCAGTCCGGCTGCCGCCGGTCAGGAAGGTGTAGCCGAGTGTGCTCGTATCGCCGATCAGGGGACGGATTCGTTCGACGTCCACGCCCAGTGTTTCGGCTGCCTGCAGGCACAGCGACGCGCGCGAGCCCCCGATATCGGGTGTCCCTGCGACGAGGGCGATGGTGCCGTCCTCTCCCAGATTGAGCGTCGCACAGGTTTCGCCGCCGATGTTGAACCAGAAGCCGGAAGCAACCCCTCGGCCCTGACCCGGCTTGAGCGGGGCGCGGTAGTGGTCGTGCGCCTTTGCCTGCTCGAGCGTCTCGACCAGCCCAACCGGCCCGAACGTCGGACCATACGCGGCCTTGGTGCCTTGCTTCGCCGCGTTCTTCAGCCGGAGCTCGACGGGATCCATCCCGATCCGCTTGGCGAGCTCATCGACGACGGACTCGACCGCGAATTCAGACTGCGGAGCACCCGGCGCACGGTACGCGGCCACCTTGGGCCGATTGACCAACACGTCGTAGCCGACGACCTTCACGTGGTCCAGGTCGTACGGGGCGAACGCGCACATACAGCCCGGCTGGACCGGCGATCCCTGGAAGGCCCCGGCCTGATATTTCAACACGGCCTCCCCTGCCGTAATCCGACCCTCGTTGGTCATCCCGATCTTGACCCACACGCGGGTACCTGCGGCAGGACCGGAAGCCCGGAACACCTCCTCGCGAGACATGGTCATCTTCACGGGCTGCCCGGACTTGCGCGACAGCATCAGTGCCACCGGCTCCAGGTATACGACGGTCTTGCCGCCGAACCCTCCGCCGATTTCGGAGGCGGTGACCCGAAGCTTCGATACATCCATGCCGAGGAGCTTCGCGCAGTGCCCCCGGACCACGAAGTGGCCCTGGGTGGTGCACCAGAGCTCGGCCTGCCCGTCCTCGGAATAGTTTGCGATGCAGGAGTGAGGTTCGATATAGCCCTGATGCACGGGCTGCGTGCTGAACTCGCGCTCGATGACGATGTCGGCTTCCGCAAACCCCGCGGCGACGTCGCCGAGCTTGAATTCCACGACCTTGGCGATGTTGGAGGGTTTCGTGGGGGCCGGTTCGACACCAGCGGTGATCATGTCCTCGTGCAGCAGCGGTGCGTCCGGCGCCATCGCATCGACGACATCAAGGACGTGCGGGAGGACTTCGTAGTCGACGTCGATCAGAGCCAGCGCCTCTCTCGCCACCTTCTCGCTGACAGCCGCCACCGCGGCGACCGGATGTCCCTCGAACAGCGCCTTCTCGCGCGCCATGACGTTCCGGACCACGTCACGGTAGTTGACCAGCATCTCGCCGGCCGGCACGAATTCGGAAGAGAGGTCGTTGAAATCGTCGCGGGTGACCACGGTCTTCACGCCGGGCAGCGCCAGGGCCGCAGACGCATCGATCGACCGGATTCGCGCATGCGCGTGCGGGCTTCGGAGCACCTTGCCCACCAGCATGTTCGGGAGATGGACATCGGCCCCGAACCGTGCGCGGCCGGTCACCTTGTCGACACCGTCGGGCCGCACCGGCCGGGTTCCGATCCACCGGGTAGCCCCGTTTGCCTTGCCGTTTGAAGTAGCCGCCATCGGTCAGCCTCCTCGCATCTCTTGCGCCGTGTCTAACACGGCACGCACGATCTTGTCATAACCGGTGCAGCGGCAGAGATTGCCTGCCAGCCAGTACCGGACCTCGATCTCGGTCGGATCGGGGTTGCGCTCGAGCAGTGACTTCGCGGCCACCAGGATGCCGGGCGTGCAGACCCCGCACTGAAGCGCCGCGTGCTCGAGGAATTTTGTCTGCAGCGGGTGAAGCTGGTCGCCGTTGGCCATTCCCTCGATCGTTTCGATGGAATGCCCCTCAGCCTCCACGCCGAGCATCAGGCAGGCGCACACAAGGCGGTCATCGACGATGACGCTGCACGCGCCACAGTCGCCCGAACCGCAACCTTCCTTGCTGCCAGTGAGGTAGAGTTCATCTCTCAGTACATCGAGCAGGGTCTGCTCGGCGTCACACAGGAATTCGACCGGATCCCCGTTTACGGTCGTCGTGACGTGTGCCTTGGCCATTATCGCGCCCCCTTAGCCCGCTGGGCGGCAATCTTTGCCGCTCGTGTCGCGAGTACTCCCGCGACCTTGGTTCGGTACTCGACCGTGCCCCGCTTGTCGTCAATCGGACGACAGGCCGCACTTGCCGCGGCAGCCATGTTCTGCAGGGCTGCGTCGTCGCATTCGGTGCCGACAAGGGCCCGACCCGCCTCTTCAACGAGGATTACAGTAGGTGCGACGGCACCGAGGGAAACCCGGGCAGTGGCGCAGCGTCCATTGTCGTCAAACGAGAGGTTGACCCCGGCGCCAACGACCGCGATGTCCATCTCGGTGCGGGGAATGAAACGCAGGTATGCGTCGGCCGAACGCGGTGGCCGTTTCGGAAATTCGAATGCGACGACGAATTCGCCGTCGTCAAGAGAGAGCTCGCCAGGTCCCGTGCAAACCTCTTCGACCGGCACGCGGCGCTCGCCGCCCGGACCCGCGATCCTGCACGTGGCAGCGGCGGCCACCAGGGCAGGCACGGTATCTGCCGCCGGCGATGCGTTGCAGAGATTGCCGGCCAAGCTGGCCCGGCCCTGGATCTGGGTCGAGCCAATGAGCTCGGTCGCTTCGACCACGCCCGGCCACATTGCCTTGGCAGCCGCGTGCTCTCCCAGCTCAGCGCCTGTGACCGCAGCTCCGATGACGAGCCTGCCGCCTTCTTCGCGAATCTCCCGGGTTTCGTCGATTCGCTTGATGTCGACGACGAGTTCCGGCGCGATCATGCCGGCACGGAGCTGGACAAGCAGGTCCGTGCCTCCCGCCAGCACGCGACCCCGCGGGCCACCGCCCGCGAGGAGCTTCACCGCCCCTTCGATGGTTTCGGGTGCCTCATACCGCACTCACAACCTCCCCACTGACTTCTGCTGGTGCAAGGCGCGGTCCCGCCCGCTGCCTCCGATGTTCCGGAAGTCCAATGAAGCATCCGTCTTCGGCGCTGTGCCCGGAGATGGCCGCAGGTGTACGGGAAAGCGTTCCAGCGGCGGCACCATACCATGCCGGACGACCAGCCGTTGCGCTCAGAGGCCGCACGCCGGCTATCCGTCTCCACGCACAAGCAGGGAACACCGAGCGCCTGCGGTTCCGGTCCGAAGATCGTGTCAAGACGATGCGGACTTCCGATGCGGTTGAGCGCCGCGACCACCTGTCTCATGGTGGTCGAAGAAGGAAACCAAGCTGGACGCATGAACTGCCGCAACGGCAGAGGCCGGGCTGCTCCTCCCTGATCGGAAGCCGGGGCGGCTGCCACCCGACGGAAGTCACGGTGCTGCGCAGTGACGCGCCGGGTGACGCCGGTGACGGTTGCCGTGGTTCGTCTGCCGAGCGCGATAGCTGCCGCGCCACGTGCCTGCGCGAGAAACCCTTCGGTCAGGCCTGCGAATGCGCCACCTGCTCGCGCGGGTCGACGGGACTGAAGCGGCGCCGGCCGACGTTGTCCATGTTGACGCCTTCCACCCGCAGCAGCTGGGTCGCGCCCTCGCGCCGAGGCGAATGGATGTCCCCCTCGTGGTAGACCACGGCCTGGCCCGGACGCAAACGATACTGTCGCACCTTCTCGACATGTCCGGGCGACACTTCCTGCCATTCGATCATCTCGGTCTCGCCGGCAACCTGTCCATACACGGCCCAACTCGGACCGTGGTCGTGGGGTTGGCTGTTCGCGACGCCCAGGTGCACATGCGCCAGGATGCAGAAGCCGAGCTCCGGATCTTCGTAGAGAATCTTGCGCACATCCTCCATGCCTGGTCCGAGGTGGGTGTGCACAAACTCCGGATCGGCACAGGCCCTCTCAATGAACTTGCGGACCTCCTCTCGCCCGGTTTTGCCCGGGTCCCGCCGAAGTGACTCCCGGCAATCTACCGCGAGTTGCTCAAGCTCGTATGTCATGGCCGTCTCCCCGCGAACGCTTCGCCGGCATCGAGGCGAGATCGCAGTATGTGTGGCAGGTGAAAACGGCGTCAATGCGTCCCACACAACCGCGTGGGTTGACCATGTCGGGAGACCCCACGGTAAGGGCAGCCACGTGGCGGTTCGTCCGCATGCGTCCGGGATGATTCCGCTCCGCCATGACGGGTTGCCCCAGCCTTCGGAATTGAACCCAGCTTGCGGTCGATGCCCTCGCGTCGGTCGTGACCTTGAAGCCGCGCAAGTCCGGTATCCGTGCGTGGGCAACGGCTCACCCGTTGGTCCGGGACCACGGCGGAAGGCATCGGAGGGCTGGCGGTTGTCGCCTGATCAAGGTGGAGCCGGGGGTTCCTGCGCGCATTCGAGTACGGGATGATGCACGGGGCGACGCGTCTTGCCTTGACCTGCTCTCCTGCCTGCGTGCTCGCGCCCGCTGGATTTCCTTGGACCCGCCATTCGAGAGGTCACCGGATGCTGATGCACACACGGGGTCGACGGATCATCCCGACCTGGACCGGAATCACGTCGTGACGCGGCAACTGTCGCAAGCAGGCATGCGGGAGTTGCTCTCGGGACCGGGCGAATTCGCGTTTCTTGACGTGCGCGAGCAAGGGGTGCATGCGCGCGGGCA
This genomic interval from Rhodospirillales bacterium contains the following:
- the dctP gene encoding TRAP transporter substrate-binding protein DctP, yielding MSISNQTTGSGAPLIAMTVAFVVCVTALGTVSRAEAAEYTMVVPHLLPEDLTNNEVQPALMHFASQVEARTDGDIDVQIFGAGQLGSEVENGKEAQIGKTVQSAVMSSGAMSSFFKDYQIITTPFLFPNYHVARAYFDGAWHANFMRGAIESSGLRYLGTFDDGGGFVAFTNNKRLIRTVDDIQGLRIRVEENPAHVATMKALGASATPLPWGEVITALSTGLADGQFNAPGASLAFKLWEVNDYTTWSGHVYNSISWMVSERWYQSLPGDYQRIVVQSAREAIQMAHGFATLAAVRGWVASCDEFVECHILTADEKKRMAAIARPAWRQWITEDFGVDAGLVDALWVEVDRIEQALAASDMEHYGN
- a CDS encoding TRAP transporter small permease subunit, with translation MQRLRSFSDQLNVVVIYVCVAFVGVMLAISFAGSFYMVITGDSLSWTYSLARLFVPWIGLLSSTVALRYGEHVAMTLVSRNLPRPWARTMQWLVLASLALLGLLLIETGWDFFLNSTQYYMVSDQFQVHHRWVAAAVPITGVIILVHLVHGHVLLRPSPDSPDGEHDA
- a CDS encoding TRAP transporter large permease — translated: MTAAAVFLFLLVVGAPVALVMAFSGLAGAISLGGLDLRGMLADRMFSGVSGFVLIAVPYFIFTAELMNQAGLTQKLVTFNNALLGRVRGALSHVNITTSVFFAGLTGAAITDAVAIGRLMIPAMKKEGYDAAYAAAVTACSSIIGPIIPPSVVMVVYASILRDVSVLDLFAGGLVPGLLMAGMLLVTSSILAYLGNHPKHPGAPLRIAIVAFFASVPALLVPLIILGGILGGLTTITEASAFAAVYALLIGLFGYRTLNLAKIRAALLITVRFSGVVFFLLATSTVLGWFITRSGVAREAAGFIASISTEPTVQILLVDLFLIAVGTVLDVLPALIVVAPVLVPAMLSLGFDPLHFAIVMIVTLNVANITPPVGMTLMTASQLAGVTYERAIRASIPFYASHVAVIVIVSLWPSLVLWLPNLIRG
- a CDS encoding MoaD/ThiS family protein; protein product: MARVVFTGNFRHLVGDDTEADIPASNVRDLLNRLGERYPALAPHLDEGIAVAIDGEIHQDALFSPVGPDSEVYLMPKIAGG
- a CDS encoding xanthine dehydrogenase family protein molybdopterin-binding subunit translates to MAATSNGKANGATRWIGTRPVRPDGVDKVTGRARFGADVHLPNMLVGKVLRSPHAHARIRSIDASAALALPGVKTVVTRDDFNDLSSEFVPAGEMLVNYRDVVRNVMAREKALFEGHPVAAVAAVSEKVAREALALIDVDYEVLPHVLDVVDAMAPDAPLLHEDMITAGVEPAPTKPSNIAKVVEFKLGDVAAGFAEADIVIEREFSTQPVHQGYIEPHSCIANYSEDGQAELWCTTQGHFVVRGHCAKLLGMDVSKLRVTASEIGGGFGGKTVVYLEPVALMLSRKSGQPVKMTMSREEVFRASGPAAGTRVWVKIGMTNEGRITAGEAVLKYQAGAFQGSPVQPGCMCAFAPYDLDHVKVVGYDVLVNRPKVAAYRAPGAPQSEFAVESVVDELAKRIGMDPVELRLKNAAKQGTKAAYGPTFGPVGLVETLEQAKAHDHYRAPLKPGQGRGVASGFWFNIGGETCATLNLGEDGTIALVAGTPDIGGSRASLCLQAAETLGVDVERIRPLIGDTSTLGYTFLTGGSRTAFASGMAVVEAGKDMIRQLCERAAKVWDIPVDAVEWADGEARPAGSNAGEFDPLSLADLARLAGKTGGPFVGRAQINAQGAGPSFGTHIVDVDVDRETGRVTIERYTVIQDAGTAVHPSYVEGQLQGGAVQGIGWALNEEYIYDDKGRLQNPGFLDYRIPVCSDVPMIDTVIVEVPNPTHPYGVRGVGETPIVPPMAAIANAVEGALGMRFMDLPMSPPRVLKALEDARIAEAA
- a CDS encoding (2Fe-2S)-binding protein — its product is MAKAHVTTTVNGDPVEFLCDAEQTLLDVLRDELYLTGSKEGCGSGDCGACSVIVDDRLVCACLMLGVEAEGHSIETIEGMANGDQLHPLQTKFLEHAALQCGVCTPGILVAAKSLLERNPDPTEIEVRYWLAGNLCRCTGYDKIVRAVLDTAQEMRGG
- a CDS encoding xanthine dehydrogenase family protein subunit M, with protein sequence MRYEAPETIEGAVKLLAGGGPRGRVLAGGTDLLVQLRAGMIAPELVVDIKRIDETREIREEGGRLVIGAAVTGAELGEHAAAKAMWPGVVEATELIGSTQIQGRASLAGNLCNASPAADTVPALVAAAATCRIAGPGGERRVPVEEVCTGPGELSLDDGEFVVAFEFPKRPPRSADAYLRFIPRTEMDIAVVGAGVNLSFDDNGRCATARVSLGAVAPTVILVEEAGRALVGTECDDAALQNMAAAASAACRPIDDKRGTVEYRTKVAGVLATRAAKIAAQRAKGAR